In a single window of the Notamacropus eugenii isolate mMacEug1 chromosome 4, mMacEug1.pri_v2, whole genome shotgun sequence genome:
- the IER2 gene encoding immediate early response gene 2 protein, producing MEAQKEAQRIMTMSVWKMYHSRMQRGGLRLHRSLQLSLVMRSARELYLSAKVETDEAELPFPAAALAPAPNLPQPMTVAEAEAGSWQVCEEAIPAPEPMETQEARETEPAPACSHLPPVPCATLSQRSMKPNRKRRSSSLGQGGEAGLVPSKKARLEEEMAPAEGKVEVEAEDLGRPQSQVEEGPFPSLARVLQKRFSGILSNTGGPPKPTAPPPSCELQPGCRQADNMINILVRTVVAF from the coding sequence ATGGAAGCACAGAAGGAAGCGCAGCGTATTATGACCATGTCGGTGTGGAAGATGTACCATTCCCGCATGCAGCGCGGCGGCTTGAGGTTGCACCGGAGCCTTCAGCTATCGCTGGTCATGCGGAGCGCCAGGGAGCTCTACCTGTCCGCCAAGGTAGAGACAGACGAAGCGGAGCTGCCCTTCCCGGCCGCGGCCCTGGCTCCCGCCCCAAATTTGCCCCAGCCCATGACCGTAGCTGAAGCCGAAGCTGGCTCTTGGCAAGTGTGTGAAGAGGCGATCCCGGCCCCAGAGCCTATGGAAACGCAGGAAGCTAGGGAGACTGAGCCGGCGCCCGCCTGCAGCCACTTGCCTCCGGTGCCCTGTGCTACACTATCTCAGCGCTCAATGAAACCCAACCGCAAACGACGGAGCAGTAGCTTGGGCCAGGGTGGGGAAGCCGGGCTGGTCCCCAGCAAGAAAGCTAggttggaggaagaaatggcgcCGGCTGAAGGGAAGGTTGAGGTCGAGGCCGAAGACCTGGGGAGACCGCAGTCGCAGGTGGAGGAGGGCCCCTTCCCCAGTCTGGCCAGAGTTTTACAGAAGCGCTTTTCCGGCATCCTGAGTAACACCGGAGGGCCGCCAAAGCCCACTGCCCCGCCTCCCTCTTGTGAACTTCAGCCGGGTTGCCGCCAGGCAGACAATATGATAAACATCTTGGTGCGGACAGTCGTGGCTTTCTAA
- the NACC1 gene encoding nucleus accumbens-associated protein 1 isoform X2, whose protein sequence is MAQTLQMEIPNFGNSILECLNEQRLQGLYCDVSVVVKGHAFKAHRAVLAASSSYFRDLFNSSKSAVVELPAAVQPQSFQQILSFCYTGRLSMNVGDQFLLMYTAGFLQIQEIMEKGTEFFLKVSSPSCDSQGLHVEETPSSEPQSPVAQTSSWPACSAPLPLVSRVKTEQQESDSVQCTPIAKRLWDSGQKEGGSNGSRKMAKFSSPDLGGNRSQQQMPQGMAPAPVPAGAAGMGSGPSTSERTSPGTSSAYTSDSPSSYHNEEDEEEDAGEEGSDEQYRQICNMYTMYSMMNVGQTAEKVEALPEQVVSESRNRIRVRQDLASLPAELINQIGNRCHPKLYDEGDPAEKLELVTGTNVYITRAQLMNCHVSAGTRHKVLLRRLLASFFDRNTLANSCGTGIRSSTNDPSRKPLDSRVLHAVKFYCQNFAPNFKESEMNAIAADMCTNARRVVRKSWIPKPKLLMVEGDTYTAFINDSGKIEPDMMGVEHGFETASHDGDAGPSAEALQ, encoded by the exons ATGGCCCAGACCCTGCAGATGGAGATCCCCAACTTTGGCAACAGTATCCTGGAATGCTTGAATGAGCAGCGGCTGCAGGGTCTCTACTGCGATGTGTCAGTGGTGGTAAAAGGCCACGCTTTCAAGGCCCACCGTGCTGTCCTGGCTGCCAGCAGCTCTTACTTCCGGGACCTTTTTAACAGCAGCAAGAGTGCAGTGGTGGAGCTGCCTGCCGCCGTGCAGCCCCAGTCCTTCCAGCAAATTCTTAGCTTCTGCTATACTGGCCGCCTCAGCATGAATGTGGGTGACCAGTTCCTCCTCATGTACACTGCAGGCTTCCTCCAGATCCAGGAGATCATGGAGAAGGGCACAGAATTTTTCCTCAAGGTGAGCTCTCCCAGCTGTGACTCACAGGGCCTACACGTGGAGGAAACACCCTCATCAGAGCCTCAAAGTCCTGTAGCCCAGACCTCCAGCTGGCCAGCTTGCAGCGCCCCACTTCCCCTTGTCTCTCGAGTTAAGACTGAGCAGCAAGAGTCAGACTCAGTTCAATGCACACCTATAGCCAAGCGGCTCTGGGACAGTGGCCAGAAAGAGGGTGGCAGCAATGGCAGCCGCAAAATGGCCAAGTTCTCAAGCCCTGACCTAGGAGGGAACCGGTCCCAGCAACAGATGCCCCAGGGCATGGCACCAGCCCCAGTGCCAGCAGGGGCAGCGGGCATGGGGAGCGGGCCCAGCACATCAGAACGGACCAGTCCTGGGACATCCAGCGCCTACACTAGTGATAGCCCCAGTTCCTACCACaatgaggaggatgaggaggaggatgcaGGGGAGGAGGGCTCTGATGAGCAGTACCGCCAGATCTGCAACATGTACACGATGTACAGCATGATGAATGTAGGCCAGACAG CTGAAAAGGTGGAGGCCCTGCCGGAGCAAGTGGTCTCCGAGTCCCGCAACCGAATCCGGGTGCGGCAAGACCTGGCCTCACTGCCAGCTGAGCTCATCAACCAGATTGGCAATCGATGCCACCCAAAGCTCTACGACGAGGGTGACCCTGCTGAGAAGCTGGAGCTCGTAACAG gcACCAATGTATACATCACACGGGCACAGCTCATGAACTGTCACGTCAGTGCGGGTACAAGGCACAAAGTCCTCCTTCGTCGGCTCCTTGCCTCCTTTTTTGACAG GAACACTCTGGCCAACAGTTGTGGCACAGGCATCCGATCTTCCACCAATGACCCTAGCCGAAAACCCTTGGACAGCCGGGTCCTCCATGCTGTCAAGT TCTACTGCCAGAACTTCGCCCCCAACTTTAAGGAGAGTGAGATGAATGCCATCGCAGCGGACATGTGCACCAATGCCCGAAGGGTAGTGCGTAAGAGCTGGATCCCCAAGCCGAAGCTGCTCATGGTCGAGGGCGATACATACACGGCCTTCATCAATGACTCAGGCAAGATAGAGCCCGACATGATGGGCGTGGAGCACGGCTTTGAGACGGCCAGCCATGATGGGGATGCTGGACCCTCGGCCGAAGCCCTCCAATga
- the NACC1 gene encoding nucleus accumbens-associated protein 1 isoform X1 → MAQTLQMEIPNFGNSILECLNEQRLQGLYCDVSVVVKGHAFKAHRAVLAASSSYFRDLFNSSKSAVVELPAAVQPQSFQQILSFCYTGRLSMNVGDQFLLMYTAGFLQIQEIMEKGTEFFLKVSSPSCDSQGLHVEETPSSEPQSPVAQTSSWPACSAPLPLVSRVKTEQQESDSVQCTPIAKRLWDSGQKEGGSNGSRKMAKFSSPDLGGNRSQQQMPQGMAPAPVPAGAAGMGSGPSTSERTSPGTSSAYTSDSPSSYHNEEDEEEDAGEEGSDEQYRQICNMYTMYSMMNVGQTGERASPLGRGREGLSPGEALQPPSALPSPPLPTLSPAEKVEALPEQVVSESRNRIRVRQDLASLPAELINQIGNRCHPKLYDEGDPAEKLELVTGTNVYITRAQLMNCHVSAGTRHKVLLRRLLASFFDRNTLANSCGTGIRSSTNDPSRKPLDSRVLHAVKFYCQNFAPNFKESEMNAIAADMCTNARRVVRKSWIPKPKLLMVEGDTYTAFINDSGKIEPDMMGVEHGFETASHDGDAGPSAEALQ, encoded by the exons ATGGCCCAGACCCTGCAGATGGAGATCCCCAACTTTGGCAACAGTATCCTGGAATGCTTGAATGAGCAGCGGCTGCAGGGTCTCTACTGCGATGTGTCAGTGGTGGTAAAAGGCCACGCTTTCAAGGCCCACCGTGCTGTCCTGGCTGCCAGCAGCTCTTACTTCCGGGACCTTTTTAACAGCAGCAAGAGTGCAGTGGTGGAGCTGCCTGCCGCCGTGCAGCCCCAGTCCTTCCAGCAAATTCTTAGCTTCTGCTATACTGGCCGCCTCAGCATGAATGTGGGTGACCAGTTCCTCCTCATGTACACTGCAGGCTTCCTCCAGATCCAGGAGATCATGGAGAAGGGCACAGAATTTTTCCTCAAGGTGAGCTCTCCCAGCTGTGACTCACAGGGCCTACACGTGGAGGAAACACCCTCATCAGAGCCTCAAAGTCCTGTAGCCCAGACCTCCAGCTGGCCAGCTTGCAGCGCCCCACTTCCCCTTGTCTCTCGAGTTAAGACTGAGCAGCAAGAGTCAGACTCAGTTCAATGCACACCTATAGCCAAGCGGCTCTGGGACAGTGGCCAGAAAGAGGGTGGCAGCAATGGCAGCCGCAAAATGGCCAAGTTCTCAAGCCCTGACCTAGGAGGGAACCGGTCCCAGCAACAGATGCCCCAGGGCATGGCACCAGCCCCAGTGCCAGCAGGGGCAGCGGGCATGGGGAGCGGGCCCAGCACATCAGAACGGACCAGTCCTGGGACATCCAGCGCCTACACTAGTGATAGCCCCAGTTCCTACCACaatgaggaggatgaggaggaggatgcaGGGGAGGAGGGCTCTGATGAGCAGTACCGCCAGATCTGCAACATGTACACGATGTACAGCATGATGAATGTAGGCCAGACAGGTGAGCGGGCGAGCCCCCTGGGACGGGGGAGGGAGGGGCTTAGCCCCGGGGAGGCCCTACAGCCCCCATCggcactcccctcccctcccctccccactctctccccagCTGAAAAGGTGGAGGCCCTGCCGGAGCAAGTGGTCTCCGAGTCCCGCAACCGAATCCGGGTGCGGCAAGACCTGGCCTCACTGCCAGCTGAGCTCATCAACCAGATTGGCAATCGATGCCACCCAAAGCTCTACGACGAGGGTGACCCTGCTGAGAAGCTGGAGCTCGTAACAG gcACCAATGTATACATCACACGGGCACAGCTCATGAACTGTCACGTCAGTGCGGGTACAAGGCACAAAGTCCTCCTTCGTCGGCTCCTTGCCTCCTTTTTTGACAG GAACACTCTGGCCAACAGTTGTGGCACAGGCATCCGATCTTCCACCAATGACCCTAGCCGAAAACCCTTGGACAGCCGGGTCCTCCATGCTGTCAAGT TCTACTGCCAGAACTTCGCCCCCAACTTTAAGGAGAGTGAGATGAATGCCATCGCAGCGGACATGTGCACCAATGCCCGAAGGGTAGTGCGTAAGAGCTGGATCCCCAAGCCGAAGCTGCTCATGGTCGAGGGCGATACATACACGGCCTTCATCAATGACTCAGGCAAGATAGAGCCCGACATGATGGGCGTGGAGCACGGCTTTGAGACGGCCAGCCATGATGGGGATGCTGGACCCTCGGCCGAAGCCCTCCAATga